In Phreatobacter aquaticus, a single genomic region encodes these proteins:
- a CDS encoding enoyl-CoA hydratase-related protein produces the protein MSDVRVDQRGQALWLTIDREDKRNAMDDGVLQALREGVEEAGRRPGIRAVVITGAGTKVFCAGGNLKPDADGDPFRVDPNRLDNPVALLFKALDECPVATIARVNGHALGGGFGLVCACDMAIAADHAKFGTPEATLGLFPLMILPAMLRVLSRRDVMRLSMTGKPVSASEAVAIGAVNEAVPSADLDAAIDTLVEALAGGAPTAIRFGRRALNTIAGMPYLDGIEYAQRVLPLLAKTDDAVEGFKAFNERRKPNWVVT, from the coding sequence ATGAGTGACGTGCGCGTCGACCAGCGCGGCCAGGCACTGTGGCTCACCATCGATCGCGAGGACAAGCGCAATGCGATGGACGATGGCGTCCTTCAGGCGCTCCGCGAGGGCGTCGAGGAGGCCGGCCGCCGCCCCGGCATCCGTGCCGTCGTCATCACCGGCGCCGGAACCAAGGTGTTCTGCGCCGGCGGCAACCTCAAGCCGGACGCCGATGGCGATCCCTTCCGCGTCGATCCGAACCGGCTCGACAATCCGGTCGCCCTGCTCTTCAAGGCCCTCGACGAATGTCCGGTGGCGACCATCGCCCGCGTCAACGGCCATGCGCTCGGCGGCGGTTTCGGCCTCGTCTGCGCCTGCGACATGGCGATTGCGGCTGATCACGCGAAGTTCGGCACGCCGGAAGCAACCCTCGGCCTGTTCCCGTTGATGATCCTGCCCGCCATGCTGCGTGTGCTGTCGCGCCGCGACGTGATGCGGCTCAGCATGACCGGCAAGCCGGTCTCGGCCAGCGAGGCGGTGGCGATCGGTGCGGTCAACGAGGCCGTGCCGTCGGCAGACCTCGATGCCGCCATCGACACGCTCGTGGAAGCGTTGGCAGGCGGCGCGCCGACCGCCATCCGCTTCGGCCGCCGTGCCCTCAACACCATTGCCGGCATGCCCTATCTCGACGGTATCGAATATGCCCAGCGTGTGCTGCCGCTGTTGGCCAAGACCGACGACGCGGTCGAGGGTTTCAAGGCCTTCAACGAGCGCCGCAAGCCGAACTGGGTTGTGACATGA
- a CDS encoding acyclic terpene utilization AtuA family protein, producing the protein MTGKSSIRIGCASGFWGDTPHGARQLVERGEIDYLVFDYLAEITLALLARIRAKKPNLGYVPDFVEGLSPLLPEIMKRGIRVVSNGGGMNPEAAAAELSKRAQALGLNPKIAVITGDDLIPRIEEFRATGISEMFTGEPLPERLTSANAYLGATPIARALALGADIVVTGRCVDSAVTLGALMQEFSWNRTEYALLSAGSLAGHLLECGAQATGGLFTDWAEVPGWDDMGFPIAECYPDGTFVITKPPATGGLISPLSVGEQMLYEIGDPARYLLPDVACDFSRVTMVQDGPDRVRVEGARGSAPTGTLKVSATYPQGFRTIGTVTIGGRDAAPKAKRAGEAILKRASRLVEEAGLGAFTETSIEVLGAEATYGASARIEATRSREVVLKIAARHPSEAALGMLAREIAPAATAMAQGLTGFYAGRPGVQPVMKGYSFLVPADAVPATLTLGDHSEVIASPTGTPMPASAAAALPAGEPAATGPLAPVPLIALAVGRSGDKGNSANIGIIARKPTYLQHIKAALTPDAIRTFFRHTGVTRVERFDLPGMNALNFVLHDCLGGGGVASLRIDPQGKAFAQMLMDMPIPVPSEIAAGLTKGTRPS; encoded by the coding sequence ATGACGGGGAAATCCAGCATCCGCATCGGCTGCGCCTCTGGCTTCTGGGGCGATACCCCCCATGGCGCCCGGCAATTGGTCGAGCGTGGCGAGATCGACTACCTCGTCTTCGACTATCTCGCAGAGATCACCCTGGCGCTGCTGGCGCGCATCCGCGCCAAGAAGCCCAACCTCGGCTATGTCCCGGACTTCGTCGAGGGCCTGAGCCCGCTCCTGCCGGAAATTATGAAGCGCGGCATCCGCGTCGTCTCCAATGGCGGCGGCATGAACCCGGAAGCCGCTGCGGCCGAGTTGAGCAAACGCGCCCAAGCGCTTGGGCTGAATCCCAAAATCGCCGTCATCACCGGCGACGATCTTATCCCCAGGATCGAAGAGTTCCGTGCCACCGGCATCAGCGAGATGTTCACGGGCGAGCCGCTGCCGGAGCGGTTGACCAGCGCCAATGCCTATCTGGGAGCAACGCCCATCGCCCGCGCATTGGCGCTTGGCGCCGACATCGTGGTGACCGGCCGCTGCGTCGATTCCGCCGTCACGCTCGGCGCCCTGATGCAGGAGTTTTCCTGGAACAGGACGGAGTACGCGCTCCTGTCGGCGGGCAGCCTTGCCGGCCATCTGCTCGAATGCGGCGCGCAGGCAACCGGCGGCCTGTTCACCGACTGGGCCGAGGTTCCCGGCTGGGACGATATGGGTTTCCCCATTGCCGAATGCTATCCCGACGGCACCTTCGTCATCACCAAGCCGCCCGCAACCGGTGGGCTGATCTCGCCGCTCTCGGTGGGCGAGCAGATGCTCTACGAGATCGGCGATCCCGCCCGCTATCTCCTGCCCGATGTCGCCTGCGACTTCTCACGTGTCACCATGGTGCAGGACGGGCCGGACCGGGTGCGGGTCGAAGGCGCGCGCGGGAGTGCACCGACCGGCACGCTGAAGGTCAGCGCCACCTATCCTCAAGGGTTCCGCACCATCGGCACCGTCACCATTGGCGGCCGGGATGCCGCCCCCAAGGCGAAGCGGGCGGGCGAGGCCATCCTCAAGCGGGCGAGCCGGCTGGTCGAAGAGGCAGGCCTCGGGGCCTTCACCGAGACATCGATCGAAGTGCTCGGAGCTGAAGCGACCTATGGCGCTTCGGCGCGGATCGAGGCGACCCGCTCGCGCGAGGTCGTGCTGAAGATCGCGGCCCGCCATCCGTCCGAAGCAGCACTCGGCATGCTCGCCCGCGAGATTGCACCCGCCGCAACCGCCATGGCTCAGGGGCTGACAGGCTTCTATGCCGGCAGGCCGGGCGTCCAGCCGGTGATGAAGGGCTATTCGTTCCTGGTTCCGGCCGATGCCGTCCCGGCGACCCTGACGCTCGGCGACCATAGCGAGGTCATCGCCTCGCCCACCGGCACGCCCATGCCAGCCTCCGCGGCGGCGGCTCTTCCAGCCGGCGAGCCAGCCGCCACCGGCCCCTTGGCGCCGGTCCCACTGATCGCGCTTGCAGTCGGACGCAGCGGCGACAAGGGCAATTCGGCCAATATCGGCATCATCGCCCGCAAACCCACCTATCTCCAGCATATCAAGGCCGCCCTGACGCCGGACGCGATCCGCACGTTCTTCCGGCACACCGGCGTCACCCGCGTCGAACGCTTCGACCTGCCCGGCATGAACGCGCTGAACTTCGTGCTGCACGATTGCCTCGGCGGCGGCGGCGTTGCCTCGTTGCGCATCGATCCGCAGGGCAAGGCCTTCGCCCAGATGCTGATGGACATGCCGATCCCGGTGCCCTCCGAGATCGCGGCAGGTCTCACCAAGGGAACCCGTCCGTCATGA
- a CDS encoding SDR family oxidoreductase, producing the protein MTDQDLLTAPLTFREDLLKDQVVLVSGAGSGLGKAIAIQCARLGAKVAICGRRIERLEVTAELIRSIGAEVMVRAATIRDAEDVDRLHGEVWDRFGRVDHLVNNAGGQFPQAAIDYSVKGWNAVIDTNLNGPWYMMQAAAKRWRDAKMPGSIINIVTVIWRGMPGVAHTCAARAGVVYLSKTLAIEWAPLAIRVNCVAPGAIATEGMDVYSEEAQRDLPRSNLMQRYGQARDVADAVTYLAGPSGAFVTGEVMVVDGGNQVWGDQWTIPRPDYFKRAD; encoded by the coding sequence ATGACCGACCAAGACCTGCTCACCGCCCCCCTCACCTTTCGCGAAGACCTGCTGAAGGACCAGGTGGTTCTGGTCTCCGGCGCGGGCTCCGGCCTCGGCAAGGCGATCGCCATCCAATGCGCCAGGCTCGGCGCGAAGGTCGCGATCTGCGGCCGGCGGATCGAGCGGCTGGAAGTGACCGCCGAGCTCATCCGCTCCATCGGCGCCGAGGTCATGGTGCGCGCGGCCACCATCCGCGACGCCGAGGATGTCGACCGCCTCCACGGCGAGGTCTGGGACCGGTTCGGGCGCGTCGACCATCTGGTCAACAATGCCGGCGGCCAGTTTCCGCAAGCGGCAATCGACTATTCGGTGAAGGGCTGGAACGCCGTCATCGACACCAATCTCAACGGCCCCTGGTACATGATGCAGGCCGCCGCGAAGCGCTGGCGCGACGCCAAGATGCCGGGCTCGATCATCAACATCGTCACTGTCATCTGGCGCGGCATGCCGGGCGTTGCCCATACCTGCGCGGCGCGTGCCGGCGTCGTCTATCTCTCCAAGACGCTCGCCATCGAATGGGCGCCGCTCGCCATCCGGGTCAATTGCGTGGCGCCGGGCGCCATCGCGACCGAGGGCATGGACGTCTATTCCGAGGAAGCGCAGCGCGACCTGCCCCGCTCCAACCTCATGCAGCGCTATGGCCAGGCCCGCGATGTCGCCGATGCCGTGACCTATCTCGCCGGACCCTCCGGTGCCTTCGTCACCGGCGAGGTCATGGTCGTCGATGGCGGCAACCAGGTCTGGGGTGACCAGTGGACCATTCCCCGCCCCGACTATTTCAAGCGCGCGGACTGA
- a CDS encoding SDR family NAD(P)-dependent oxidoreductase, producing the protein MAGKGAIYPDLEGKSVIVTGGGSGIGAEIVRAFARQKAKVGFIDIAEAPSTALAAELGSHVRFEKADVTDIEALRQAIARIREAHGPVDILINNAAHDDRHPTPDVTPEYFDGRIAVNLKHQFFASQAVLPDMVARGGGAIVNFGSISWMSSTGGMAIYTAAKSAVLGLTRSLARDYGVHNIRVNAIAPGWILTERQKEKWVTPEAEAELMKAQCLKRWLKPEEIARFTVFLASEEASACTSQHYVVDGGWV; encoded by the coding sequence ATGGCGGGCAAGGGTGCGATCTATCCCGATCTCGAGGGCAAATCGGTCATCGTGACCGGCGGCGGCTCCGGCATTGGCGCCGAGATTGTCCGCGCCTTCGCGCGCCAGAAGGCGAAAGTCGGCTTCATCGACATTGCGGAGGCGCCCTCCACCGCGCTCGCCGCCGAGCTCGGCAGCCATGTGCGTTTCGAGAAGGCCGATGTCACCGATATCGAGGCGCTGAGGCAGGCGATTGCCCGCATCCGCGAGGCCCACGGCCCGGTCGACATCCTGATCAACAACGCCGCCCATGACGATCGCCATCCGACGCCGGACGTGACGCCCGAGTACTTCGACGGCCGGATCGCGGTGAACCTGAAGCACCAGTTCTTCGCCTCCCAGGCCGTTCTGCCCGACATGGTCGCCAGGGGCGGCGGTGCCATCGTCAATTTCGGCTCGATCTCCTGGATGTCGTCCACCGGCGGCATGGCGATCTATACCGCCGCGAAATCGGCGGTGCTCGGCCTCACCCGCTCGCTTGCCCGCGACTATGGCGTCCACAACATCCGAGTGAACGCCATCGCGCCGGGATGGATTCTCACCGAGCGGCAGAAGGAAAAGTGGGTGACGCCGGAAGCCGAGGCGGAGCTCATGAAGGCTCAGTGCCTGAAGCGCTGGCTGAAGCCGGAAGAGATCGCCCGCTTCACGGTGTTCCTGGCCTCCGAGGAGGCCTCGGCCTGCACCAGCCAGCACTATGTCGTCGATGGCGGCTGGGTCTGA
- a CDS encoding aldose epimerase family protein yields the protein MTRPFGEVRGQPVVEAPIGATGIAASIISYGAILRDLTIETARGPVGVTLGYADVGSYVTGQGYVGAIAGRYANRIGGACFTLDGETHRPVPNEGENQLHGGPEGFSSRVWRLAEALADRVTLELVSADGDMGFPGEVHARVTYEAPAPMILRITTEATTSKATPLNLVSHAYWNLDGGGDILGHRLTMAADRIVAVDSHLIPTGALPDVAGTPFDFRKPRLIGEAGIHYDINYALDRQRPGLVQGAVLQGQRSGIRMEVWTTEPGIQLYDGKFLGAPFGPHGGLCLECQRFPDAPNQPQFPSAILRPGERSRQVTELRFSADET from the coding sequence ATGACCCGTCCCTTCGGCGAGGTCCGCGGCCAGCCGGTTGTCGAGGCGCCGATCGGCGCCACCGGCATCGCGGCCAGCATCATCAGCTATGGCGCTATTCTCCGTGACCTCACAATCGAGACCGCCCGCGGCCCGGTCGGCGTGACCCTCGGCTATGCCGATGTCGGCTCCTATGTCACGGGACAGGGCTATGTCGGCGCCATTGCGGGCCGCTATGCCAACCGGATCGGCGGCGCCTGCTTCACGCTCGACGGCGAGACCCACCGGCCCGTGCCGAACGAGGGCGAAAACCAGCTCCATGGTGGTCCGGAAGGCTTTTCCAGCCGGGTCTGGCGGCTTGCCGAGGCCTTAGCCGACCGCGTGACGCTCGAGCTCGTCTCAGCCGACGGCGACATGGGCTTTCCCGGCGAGGTCCACGCCCGCGTCACCTACGAGGCGCCCGCGCCGATGATTTTGCGCATCACCACCGAGGCGACGACCAGCAAGGCGACCCCGTTGAACCTCGTCTCGCACGCCTACTGGAATCTCGATGGTGGCGGCGACATCCTCGGCCACAGGCTGACCATGGCCGCCGACCGGATCGTCGCGGTGGATTCCCACCTCATCCCCACCGGGGCACTGCCGGACGTGGCGGGCACGCCGTTCGATTTCCGCAAGCCCCGGCTGATTGGCGAGGCCGGAATCCATTACGACATCAACTATGCCCTAGACCGGCAGAGACCGGGCCTCGTCCAGGGCGCGGTGCTGCAGGGCCAGCGCTCCGGCATCCGGATGGAGGTCTGGACCACCGAGCCGGGCATCCAGCTCTATGACGGCAAGTTCCTCGGCGCGCCGTTCGGCCCCCATGGCGGGCTCTGCCTCGAATGCCAGCGCTTTCCCGATGCGCCGAACCAGCCGCAGTTCCCCAGCGCCATCCTGCGGCCCGGCGAAAGGTCGCGGCAGGTGACGGAGCTGCGTTTCTCCGCCGACGAGACCTGA
- a CDS encoding nucleotidyltransferase family protein, which translates to MELLPPTIADSDSLRLACEILALDRAPAGRMALRLRLMQPDVSWPALIDLANQQGVLVPLIHALKQDGLLLPVRAAASPAERENHVTTRLDQAYRDHLTRRADLTDQIEAIIRALAPLGIEPLLLKGARHLVAPLSPWCAARSMRDLDICVAPDRLDEAVSTLRTLGYEAIEEGTAFDHHAPAMALTGRHGAVELHVDALALGGRKVLTTTEAWQHSEQIVATFGTFRVLRPQWHLLHGLLHHEIAERGHRRHILALKGLFEFASLGVSLPAAHWQELADHMAARGQAAAFGSWVAQAGMLFGLPLPDGPAITPDARRHAEATLARASDPYWRRRIGFIADQLRFAFARETLAHRYRMDERDVTVATALSQAGSILGRYGLGIVSRIAGRQDRSS; encoded by the coding sequence ATGGAGCTTCTGCCGCCGACCATTGCCGATTCCGATTCGCTACGCCTGGCCTGCGAGATCCTGGCCCTCGACCGCGCTCCGGCAGGCCGCATGGCGCTGCGCCTCCGGCTGATGCAGCCGGATGTCTCCTGGCCCGCCCTCATTGATCTCGCCAACCAGCAGGGTGTGCTGGTCCCGCTCATCCACGCGCTGAAACAGGACGGCCTGCTTCTGCCGGTGCGCGCCGCCGCCAGTCCCGCCGAGCGCGAAAACCATGTCACCACCCGCCTCGACCAGGCCTACCGGGACCATCTGACCCGGCGCGCCGATCTGACCGACCAGATCGAAGCCATCATCAGGGCTTTGGCGCCGCTCGGCATCGAGCCGCTGCTGCTCAAGGGCGCGCGCCACCTTGTGGCGCCACTGTCGCCCTGGTGCGCGGCGCGCTCCATGCGCGACCTCGACATCTGCGTGGCCCCGGATCGGCTGGATGAGGCCGTCTCCACCCTCAGGACGCTTGGCTATGAGGCGATCGAGGAGGGAACGGCCTTTGATCATCATGCGCCCGCCATGGCCCTGACCGGTCGTCATGGTGCCGTTGAACTGCATGTCGATGCCCTGGCGCTTGGCGGCCGCAAGGTGCTGACCACTACCGAGGCCTGGCAGCACAGCGAACAGATCGTCGCAACCTTCGGCACCTTCCGGGTGCTGCGCCCGCAATGGCACCTGCTCCATGGACTTCTGCACCACGAGATCGCCGAGCGGGGCCATCGCCGGCATATTCTGGCCCTCAAGGGCCTGTTCGAATTTGCCAGCCTCGGCGTCTCATTGCCCGCCGCCCACTGGCAGGAGCTTGCCGATCACATGGCGGCGCGCGGCCAGGCGGCGGCTTTCGGCAGCTGGGTGGCGCAGGCCGGCATGCTGTTCGGGCTGCCCCTCCCCGACGGCCCCGCCATCACCCCCGATGCCCGGCGCCACGCCGAGGCCACGCTGGCGCGGGCGAGCGATCCCTATTGGCGGCGGCGCATCGGCTTCATTGCCGACCAGCTGCGCTTTGCCTTCGCCCGCGAGACGCTGGCACATCGCTACCGGATGGACGAGCGCGACGTGACGGTTGCGACGGCGCTGTCACAGGCCGGATCGATCCTCGGCCGCTATGGCCTCGGCATCGTGTCGCGGATCGCCGGCCGGCAGGACCGGTCGTCCTAA
- a CDS encoding glycosyltransferase family 2 protein, with protein sequence MRLSATLIVKNESRFIEDCLSSLAGIVDEIVVVDTGSTDDTVERARRYPVKLGFFPWCDDFSAARNAALEQATGDWILYIDADERFRPLTADWRQQIDRPDIAAARLRLHPRVGWTAYSELRLFRRDPRIRFEGVVHERVHGTVDAVCRADGLHVGMCDVALDHVGYEDDQAAKVPRNLPLLRRYLAEDPNRVYCWWHLGDQLKTAGDNEGAVEAWRNGIAAIARLPASAIRDSESTPYLSLIQHLHGSGEAVDALLAEARARFPRHLALQWIEAKIALERGDIAQALPVFERLAAIDAETFHDEDLAYDKAIFTHLAQESLALAAFRSGRFADAAVHYRQAALTAPNRQEMLVKASLASARAGSL encoded by the coding sequence ATGCGATTGTCCGCAACGCTCATCGTCAAGAACGAATCGCGCTTCATCGAGGATTGCCTGTCGTCGCTGGCCGGCATTGTCGATGAAATCGTCGTGGTCGACACGGGCTCGACCGACGATACGGTCGAGCGGGCCAGGCGCTATCCGGTCAAGCTCGGCTTCTTCCCCTGGTGCGACGACTTTTCCGCTGCCCGCAATGCGGCGCTGGAGCAGGCGACCGGCGACTGGATCCTCTATATCGATGCCGACGAGCGGTTCCGTCCGTTGACCGCGGACTGGCGCCAGCAGATCGACCGGCCGGATATCGCGGCCGCCCGCCTGCGGCTGCATCCGCGTGTCGGCTGGACTGCCTATTCCGAGCTCCGCCTGTTCCGCAGGGATCCGCGCATCCGCTTCGAAGGCGTGGTGCATGAGCGTGTCCATGGAACGGTGGACGCTGTCTGCCGCGCGGACGGGCTTCACGTCGGGATGTGCGACGTGGCACTCGACCATGTCGGCTACGAGGACGACCAGGCGGCCAAGGTGCCGCGCAACCTGCCGCTGCTGCGCCGCTATCTCGCCGAGGATCCGAACCGCGTCTATTGCTGGTGGCATCTTGGCGATCAGCTGAAGACGGCCGGTGACAATGAAGGCGCGGTGGAGGCCTGGCGCAATGGCATTGCCGCCATTGCCCGCCTGCCGGCCTCCGCGATCCGTGACAGCGAAAGCACGCCCTATCTCTCACTCATCCAGCATCTGCATGGGAGCGGCGAAGCGGTGGACGCCCTGCTGGCCGAGGCGCGTGCGCGGTTCCCCCGCCATCTCGCGCTGCAATGGATCGAGGCGAAAATCGCGCTCGAGCGGGGCGATATCGCCCAGGCCCTGCCGGTGTTCGAGCGGCTGGCGGCGATCGACGCCGAGACCTTCCACGACGAGGACCTCGCCTATGACAAGGCGATCTTCACCCATCTGGCGCAGGAATCGCTGGCGCTGGCGGCCTTCCGCAGCGGGCGTTTCGCGGATGCCGCGGTCCATTACCGGCAAGCGGCGCTGACCGCACCGAACCGGCAGGAGATGCTGGTCAAGGCGTCGCTCGCGTCGGCCAGGGCCGGTTCGCTTTAG
- a CDS encoding glycosyltransferase yields MTRPRLLFLAPTSPSPDGNGLAMRIFLFLSAYAGAFDVDLAVVPVGGAPRVDPRAAGLCRRSTLVELSSVDSHFSLIASLRQPADRLAAFAGYANPSMIAPLTVAVRDAVKAFAGSERYDLIHVSRTYLAGLADLPLAGGPVPIVVDCDEAESAVHRALARLQRRSGKHHAAQWSMAEAVQFDKQARRDLPSASLCFAASAREATRLGAFLPGVPVETVGNPAPAPAAMTGRPHARHRGRERVIVAVGTMSYLPNSEGIIWFARQILPRIQARSRQPVRLVIVGMSPPDAVRRLAALSGVTVTGTVPDVAPYYRDADLVVAPLRAGGGTRIKLLEAAGHGRPAVSTRIGAEGLGLRHGRDLLIADTPQDFASACLAVLDRPDLARRLVVNARQAVRRDHDARLLRTRILSLVQPLVSA; encoded by the coding sequence GTGACACGGCCACGCCTCCTGTTCCTTGCGCCGACGTCGCCGTCGCCCGATGGCAATGGCCTGGCCATGCGCATCTTCCTGTTTCTGTCGGCCTATGCCGGCGCCTTCGACGTCGACCTCGCCGTTGTGCCGGTCGGTGGAGCGCCGCGGGTCGATCCGCGCGCCGCCGGCCTGTGCCGGCGCAGCACGCTGGTCGAACTGTCATCCGTGGATAGCCATTTTTCCCTGATCGCCTCGCTGCGCCAACCCGCCGACCGCCTCGCGGCCTTTGCCGGCTATGCCAATCCCTCGATGATCGCCCCGTTGACTGTCGCCGTGCGCGATGCGGTCAAGGCCTTCGCGGGTTCCGAGCGCTACGATCTGATCCATGTCTCGCGGACCTACCTCGCGGGCCTCGCGGATCTGCCCCTTGCGGGCGGGCCAGTCCCCATCGTCGTCGATTGCGACGAGGCGGAATCCGCCGTTCATCGGGCGTTGGCCCGGCTCCAGCGGCGGAGCGGCAAGCACCACGCTGCGCAATGGTCGATGGCCGAAGCCGTCCAGTTCGACAAGCAGGCGCGCCGCGACCTGCCCAGTGCCAGCCTGTGTTTCGCGGCCTCGGCGCGCGAGGCCACGCGGCTCGGCGCGTTCCTGCCAGGCGTGCCGGTCGAGACCGTCGGCAATCCGGCACCGGCTCCGGCCGCGATGACCGGGCGGCCGCATGCGCGGCACCGGGGCCGAGAGCGGGTGATCGTCGCTGTCGGCACGATGAGCTATCTGCCCAATTCGGAGGGGATCATCTGGTTCGCGCGCCAGATCCTGCCCCGCATCCAGGCCCGCAGCCGGCAGCCGGTCAGGCTGGTGATCGTCGGCATGTCGCCGCCCGATGCGGTCCGCCGGCTCGCCGCCCTCAGCGGGGTCACCGTCACCGGAACCGTGCCCGATGTCGCTCCGTACTATCGCGACGCCGACCTTGTGGTTGCGCCGCTGAGGGCAGGGGGCGGCACCCGGATCAAGCTTCTGGAGGCTGCCGGCCATGGGCGCCCCGCGGTCTCCACGCGGATCGGGGCTGAAGGTCTTGGCCTGCGTCATGGCCGCGATCTCCTGATCGCCGACACGCCGCAGGATTTCGCCAGCGCGTGCCTCGCCGTCCTCGACCGCCCGGATCTCGCCCGCCGCCTGGTCGTCAATGCCCGCCAGGCCGTGCGGCGGGACCACGATGCGAGGCTGCTCCGGACGCGGATCCTGTCGCTCGTTCAGCCGCTGGTGTCGGCATGA
- a CDS encoding alpha-mannosyltransferase: MSGRPPPFDARKRPEALSAMIQSNPTPDGPAAAGQISRGIVVCGGGKRYFTCAWVLVSLLRHHGCLLPIEFWHRGPAELDTGMADLIAAKDVTVRDATGVFAPGIDRQPEMLRLGAIAASAFDEVLYVDADCAPLTDISVLFDWPGVAELGLLLFPGRGDIGEANPAWPLAGLASRSVPSVDPGLVVIDRRRHRDLVAQAIRLAGALTPAALPGQRPASALLLAALAAGRPFGLAPYTPFDVELDLIHRDLQGEAMVQHRRTSKWHLGGQDRETPDDASTRAARDSLIELGRQWSGAIFQAPADAAVAEQDALIATGRFVYQSGDSRWRLLTLHRGGRIGAGRAEFEQHWAVVERDGEPVLQFYSDIRLAIEFRRLADGTWRGASCGPPGFAARLAAADTPGLTVAPP; the protein is encoded by the coding sequence TTGAGCGGGCGACCGCCGCCCTTCGATGCTAGGAAGCGCCCGGAGGCCCTGTCCGCGATGATTCAGTCCAATCCCACACCCGATGGTCCGGCAGCAGCGGGCCAAATCTCGCGCGGCATCGTGGTCTGCGGCGGCGGCAAGCGCTATTTCACCTGTGCCTGGGTGCTGGTGTCACTGCTGCGCCACCATGGCTGCCTGTTGCCGATCGAGTTCTGGCATCGCGGGCCGGCCGAACTGGACACCGGAATGGCCGATCTCATCGCGGCCAAGGATGTGACCGTCCGTGACGCAACCGGAGTGTTCGCGCCGGGAATCGACCGCCAGCCGGAGATGCTGCGCCTGGGCGCCATCGCCGCCAGCGCCTTCGACGAGGTGCTGTATGTCGATGCCGATTGCGCGCCATTGACCGACATTTCGGTGCTGTTCGATTGGCCGGGTGTCGCCGAGCTCGGCCTGTTGCTTTTTCCCGGCCGTGGCGACATCGGCGAAGCCAATCCGGCCTGGCCACTGGCGGGCCTGGCGTCGCGTTCCGTGCCGTCCGTCGATCCGGGTCTGGTGGTCATCGACCGCAGGCGGCATCGCGACCTGGTCGCCCAAGCCATCCGGCTGGCGGGGGCGCTGACGCCTGCGGCGCTGCCTGGCCAGCGGCCGGCCTCGGCCCTGCTGCTGGCGGCTCTCGCGGCCGGGCGCCCCTTTGGCCTGGCGCCTTACACGCCGTTTGACGTCGAGCTGGACCTCATTCACCGCGACCTCCAGGGCGAGGCCATGGTGCAGCACCGGCGCACGTCCAAATGGCACCTTGGCGGCCAGGACCGGGAAACGCCGGATGACGCGTCCACGCGGGCCGCCCGGGACTCGCTGATCGAGCTCGGCCGGCAGTGGAGCGGCGCGATCTTCCAGGCCCCGGCTGATGCCGCTGTGGCCGAGCAGGATGCGCTCATCGCAACCGGGCGCTTCGTCTACCAGTCCGGCGATTCCCGCTGGCGGTTGCTCACGCTGCATCGTGGCGGCCGGATCGGCGCGGGGCGCGCCGAATTCGAGCAGCATTGGGCGGTTGTCGAGCGCGACGGCGAGCCGGTGCTGCAGTTCTATTCCGACATCCGCCTGGCGATCGAGTTCCGTCGTCTTGCGGACGGAACCTGGCGCGGCGCCAGCTGCGGTCCGCCCGGATTTGCCGCGCGGCTCGCCGCAGCCGACACTCCCGGCCTGACGGTTGCGCCACCGTGA
- a CDS encoding PqqD family protein, with translation MASFERDQVFVGEEGLELSQVPDGYVIYQVRRDRVHFLNPTAVAVYELCAEGVAIPEVERYLKDAYDLPELPVDMVRDCITMLVTEELIRPCPPSAPAA, from the coding sequence ATGGCTTCGTTTGAGCGCGATCAGGTTTTCGTCGGCGAGGAAGGTCTGGAGCTCAGCCAGGTTCCGGACGGCTATGTCATCTACCAGGTGCGCCGCGACCGCGTGCATTTCCTCAATCCGACTGCCGTCGCCGTCTATGAACTCTGTGCCGAGGGCGTCGCGATCCCCGAGGTCGAGCGCTACCTGAAAGACGCCTATGACCTGCCGGAACTGCCTGTGGACATGGTCCGCGACTGCATCACCATGCTGGTGACCGAGGAGCTGATCCGGCCTTGCCCCCCCTCCGCGCCCGCAGCCTGA